In Apis cerana isolate GH-2021 linkage group LG3, AcerK_1.0, whole genome shotgun sequence, the sequence taattgtcaaaaataacaaatttcgtaatttatttattaaagttaatattactattaacttaaattactttttttacttttcaaataattattaatatattaatataaatattttattaattaattaaattattaatatatatattttatataaaaattaatatatctattataagtTTACAatgttttatgtaattaaaggtgaaattttattttaatagaaattttgtttacatttttatatacattttaatgaaaaaaattttaaaatgtagatCTTgacagattaattaaaaaacaaataagtatattgagttaataaatatatacatttttataaattttatatttttattataatttatgaattattgatcattaatcatcaaattgatttaaagGATGTTAATGTAGTCATGGACaatctttagaatttaaattctctaacaacaaaaataatttaaatttgatatgtcAATGTTTCTCTtgtctaattattatataaaatattaatataatgtaaatgtaatttacaaaatatttaaaaaacaattttatgtatatgtatatataattttgaattaatgaattctaaaaattaagattaatatgctagatagattttatttgctaaaaaatataaaaaaaagattaaaatttttagcacttcaaaataaagtttaattaaattaaaaataaatcaaatttaaagaaaagattagGAAAAACGaattgatgattttaaaatgtcataataacaatataattttaattataatcattttaatataaaatatgaattcaaatttttgtttcaagaatcaaaaaaatttaataaaagtatttatatttttgctaaCATTTATCTACACACATACTTTTTTAGTATATGCTATGAATATATGAGCGCATGCGCACATATAAAGAcactatattatacatatactgTTAGGTGTagtatggaaaattttttaatatatttatattaaattacttgaTATTAAGACAAAATcagttgatttaattattaattataatattattttatatagaattagaaaaattattggaataactttatttcaattcaaattgattcaaaataatttttattaatattacatcagaaagaaaaaaatcaacaattataaaatttattatttctttagagcaaaatattattcgtttctacatataatataaataatataaataaaattgattatttatttacttttgaaaatagtaatagaacaattgtaataaaataaattcaatatagtaatagatcaatttgtttatctatatatatatatttttgattaattctattattaataattaagtgaatataaacaaatgaataaaaataaattatcttttaaaattatttaatgaaaaaataaatacttttacatGAAACATGAATTCATGTAAGGTAGCAatcaaataacatatattgtatatatactgAACATATAATGTATGATAGAAAAGTAGTTGTATCGTTTATGTAGTTCTATTTTTAAAGAGTAGATAAAAACACAAGAaagtaaatattcaaaatataagaaactataattactatatttattactatttattacaatatatgaatattatctttcctattacttttatttgaaaaattttaaatatttatatatttttagctaaaaaattttattatttatgaaataatgaaatattgcaaaataaactCAAACTAACAATCAAACTAACAAtcaaatcttaatataattatgatattcatatttaatgaatatctaaatttatgttttttattaatttatagagcAAAAAAcactgattaataataatataaaacataataacatgttttaatttttttacagctTCAGTTCatacttttattttgatattattattattattattgacattAACTATTATTGTATAGTCATCATCAATTATTAGCCAGGCATTTTTTATCGACTTAAAAactatttagatatttattatatgttgttcatacatatataggatatgaatacaaatttttattaattgctataaaaatataatttttataatcatatgttgaataatcaaaaaacaataaaaaaaaatatttgattctctTTACTAAAATAGGTTTATTatgatatcgaaaatataatgtattttataaaattatatttaacataatcttttaaaataaaattacaaataaaatatatacataattttaaaatatattataaaataattatataaaataattatatattataaaaaaatagagaatataaaaatatatttttttaaaaataaatattttgaaaaataatttttattttaattatttaattttatttttacaaatattaattgtttatattttaaataaggatATAAATGATAgtatgatttaataatgaaagataatatatttacgttATAAGAAGACTTTattacaaagaaagaaaaaaagcgatATCGAtgacttattttaaaaatagaaaaagaagaatctaaaaagattaatcatcgaacaataataataaaataaataaaaaaacaattaaaactaatctagaaataattaaaatatagaaatgtttaacaaaaaataattattattactttataattaattttaaaaatgaaaagttaattataaagaatgaatttattacatatagtgcgtacataattaattaaaattatattctactaataataaattagtaattataacaaattttttgtagttagattgtagaaaaataataaaaaagtaaatggattaaaatacaagaaaaaaacatgTAAAGTTGAAAATACTAGTAAGCTACGTGGTTAAgttaaaatgaaatgtttCGGACAATCagaagaaatggaagaaagcATATGTATTAAGAACCGAAGATATCCGAATGACAAGAAACGGAAATACCCGAAGTGGATGCAGTGCGAAACATCACGTAGCTGGTGTTGCTAGGCGGTCTGTTAAAGAAAGATGGAAGGGAAAAATTAAGAAGGAGGGGagtgtttatataaaagacgCGTCATCATTGGTCGACAAATCAGTTGTGTCGGTCTAAAGCATGATGTAAATAGAGTTGTGTTACATTTGACAATATAGTATTGCAGTTTCCAGTGAAAGTTAAAGAGAAAGGATAGTTATGATTAtactgatatttatatttaaataatcaaaaagagTGATTTTGTcggttttataaaaattgttgaattattattagtgaaaatataatattgaagcTTTGAATACATTCGAAgcattgaagaaataatatatatattgtgtatttCAAGAAGGTCATTCTGACATTAACCGTATCCTGTGTTATTTGTGTATGTGTAATATCTTTCGACATGGAAGTTTTACCATGTCCTGTAAATGTGAATTTTAGTAACACAAGAGGTACATTTTTCtactatttattcttttaatacattttcataatttaatataactgattttctttctttcaaatttgattttttttttatattatatctgtatatatatatatatatataatacttatctattaagaaacaataatcgatattattattactatgaaattatttaagttttttaaattgactgattttttataaaataaagaaatatgatattttattttaatgtatagtatttattttttatttttaaaacattccaaaattattttagaatcgattttttgtgatttattcaattatttgttttttcgttatttcgttacattacatttgaaatatacaaatttatataaaattgaacagAATATATGTAAtccataacttttttttttgaaaaaaaaagaaatttcttaaaaaaaataatcaacaagcaatattataataattatatatatatatatttatatttatatattttttttttataaagaacgttttactttacaaatatcaaaaaaactttaattttctaaGTTACTCGGTTACTGGTACAGCCGGCCGGTTGtcatgtaatatttatgtagGATTTGTATTCATGCATGCGTGCGCAGCTAATAAATGCATTTGCTTATTGTTAgatctatatataaagatacataagataaatatacatatttattattattattattattattattattattattaataataatattattattattattattaattatataataataatattagaatttattgtataattacacACGAATTTTTgtgtgtaaaaagaaataatgatataattgtaattaattaaatatttattattatagttggGACAGCTGAAGAATTTGATGGAGCTTGCCAGGCTCTAGCAAAACGATTAGAAGTTGAATTAAGAAGAGCAAAGCATGTACAGTTAGCATGTGGTGAAGTTTTGTTACCTGCTGATCTTTTGCCAAGAATAGCTAAAAATGTACTTAGCATGGCTGAAAATGAACCTTGTGGTCTTAGGTAAGTTTTGATATTATgtttagtaataatattttttttttctccaagtgcatatatattttcatatatatatatatttcatatgttgTTTTTATTACAGAGGATGTACATTGTTTATTAGTTTTGAAACGGATAGTGTATGTAGAAAACTATCAAAAATACAATGTGACCCTAATACAGTATCTACTTTCGAACtttatttaactttgaaaCAAGATCATACATCTTGGCATATTTTGTTACCTCAGTTTCTAAAGTAAGTcaaattactataataaataataatttataaatatacattattgatttatttatttttcttttacttttttttttttagaaatcttaCACGAGGAGGTACTATTATGATCAGTAGAGATTTTactttggagaaaaaaaaattatatagatcatATCAACAAGTATAATGAATAATCTGATGAgatctgaaaattattaatttttttgataaacatGATTATTCTAAGCTCTTCTAACTATAGGTGGGCTCCAAcatggttatttttattttccgaaGATGGATTTTTgtgatttacatttattttacaatatatttgatttaaaggtAATCAATATAAGgatcagaaaaataaaaataataaaaagaagataaacatATGAGATGCAAAATAGAATGGGAAGGGATGAAATTTATGGATTTTAACAattgtgatattaaaaaaaatttgtaatattattaagtctGAAAAGTTTCTTTACGTGATATCTAGATCTTATATATTGCCTAACattcataattcaatttaaataatgttcttttaaaaatataaacatatctgattaaattgatattgtagattaaaatatatttctttaaatatgttgatatattttgtgaattaattttaaaaatattggtgataaaaatttctagattCTCGTAAAGAgacattttttcataaaagatataatctaTATCTTCATTCAAAGAAGAAATGACTCGTTATAAgacttgtaataataatttttctgcatTTGTAATAATGcggtaaaatttaaatcaagttTTGCTagcaagaattattattcttgcTAAATGATAAAactagtagtagtaatagaaataatgtatacatgtgttatatacttataagCTTCTAAAATACCAATGGATATCTAAAGTaatttgatacaaattttgtatatttttcttctgtgacattctttttttatttatcgattattaatcgatatatatcaatataattttacccACTTATAATAAGTGGATATAgttatattcatttctttatttatctacacatatatacatatatattcaatcctaccgaaatttttttcattttctatgcttttttttttttctaaaaaaattgcaataattttagatattgatTGGTATTAATCttgtgatattaataaaaagaaaaaaaatcgcaatttacaaaatacaaatctacaatttcaaagattgcaatatctataaaattatatataatatataatatctataatattaagaagaataatttgtttaattatcatataattcattGTCATCATTTTGTATAATCATGTTATTGActagttatattttaatttcgaaatttaaaataatcgcatttaaagacaaaaaaaatgtGTAGAATAATCACGCGTATAACTTTATAAGACTGATCAGCGTTAGAATTTTCCAAACAATGTTTATACGCGTCTAAAAGtaattgaaatgataaaaattgaaatattggatCACACATCGAATGTgttacaatttgaaaataatagattatgttTATACGAATttcatagattaaaaaatagttataaaaaatatgttttttttgcaCTTGCTAAGATAACaacaaaaatcaagaaaagaagaaagaatgcaCGATGTTCGTGattcattttgttatatagGAATATTTAGAGTATAAAacgcaattatattttttgtacttCATTAAGGACAGAAGTATAACATGGGAAAAAGAGTGCGTATATTTgcacgtgtgtgtgtgcatatatttaattttttttatacttaatatatcgttaaatattatttgcttaaaaaaaatggcagaaagtaaaataacaaaaatagaaattttaaaaattatacttgacattgtttttattcattttcctcatttttcaatttaaatttatttaaattatcacgtATATTTGACTTtttgaattacaaatttaaaaattgaattataaattttttaaaaatttgtaataatatataaaatattcttattatattggaTATTATGTTTGTATTCTTTTATCATAATCTTACGtatctacaaaatatttaatttttttttttttaacttattattgACTATATGTGATATGAAttctaatttgtaattttaacaataaaataaaaaaataagaaatatctttttacttGTATacacgaaaattatttaattcattttatagaaTTGTTTGAATCAAGTTTTTCAGTATGATCTGGTAAAATTGTATACAAGACTTCTACcctaaaagatataattttccataattttataatttttttttttttacgaagaattatatgaaaatttttaaaatagtaattaaattttcatcttaattttttttttttggaaaatttatatattacctaTTTGATAATGGTTGAAATTGCGCTGTTTCTTTATCATATAATGcaattgtttcattttgttgtatattttttgataatcgagaaatatttgttatatcttCCTGTTTACTTTTAGGATTGTTGTTAAAATTGctcttattatcattattgtttctattgtatttcaaatttttttcaaaaatattgattttatttttttcaatattatttgacttatcatttttattttctgttgaACTATTTACGATACGTTGTTCGTGCAAAGATaaagaattgatatttttttttaaataacgatttgtttttttcatttcatgaaTTGtatcatgtaatttttttgctttggaagatgttattttttctttattgtttggtttcaattttcctctgttaatattttttgattttatttgatgctgtttctttttttcaacatgATGATTTGAAAGTTTTATAGAAGTTATTGATGGGAACGGAGAAATAAGTATCTGTGGAGATGGTTTT encodes:
- the LOC108004090 gene encoding protein charybde: MEVLPCPVNVNFSNTRVGTAEEFDGACQALAKRLEVELRRAKHVQLACGEVLLPADLLPRIAKNVLSMAENEPCGLRGCTLFISFETDSVCRKLSKIQCDPNTVSTFELYLTLKQDHTSWHILLPQFLKNLTRGGTIMISRDFTLEKKKLYRSYQQV
- the LOC114578292 gene encoding RUS family member 1-like is translated as MDSWIFKNVSQILTQKPSPQILISPFPSITSIKLSNHHVEKKKQHQIKSKNINRGKLKPNNKEKITSSKAKKLHDTIHEMKKTNRYLKKNINSLSLHEQRIVNSSTENKNDKSNNIEKNKINIFEKNLKYNRNNNDNKSNFNNNPKSKQEDITNISRLSKNIQQNETIALYDKETAQFQPLSNRVEVLYTILPDHTEKLDSNNSIK